A window from Drosophila miranda strain MSH22 chromosome Y unlocalized genomic scaffold, D.miranda_PacBio2.1 Contig_Y2_pilon, whole genome shotgun sequence encodes these proteins:
- the LOC117193988 gene encoding pre-mRNA-splicing factor syf1 homolog translates to MEEVAKNEEATEEDDMDVELRLSRFEYLMERRLLLLNSVLLRQNPHNVHERLKRVNLPAQAGGGNAAHPLGGVCQVLRVQWPGGGRPRGLLLYAKLEEEHGLARRAMSACRALPEQHMRHMCVKFAELETKLGEVDRARAIYAHRCAIPASQRTWKEFEVRHGNEDTMREMLRIKRSIQATYNTQVNMMAAQFVNTNTNGVAADAGAGSGPDAMRLLEEEARQAAAEAKQKPAEKAASNIMFVRGETQGGAKGKENTVVNPDEIDIGDSEDDDDDEEEDPQQPSGDQDEAGQATTKTDDAGLIMKKLRFEQKAIPAKVFGSLKPTNQSDSDEG, encoded by the exons ATGGAGGAGGTGGCCAAGAACGAGGAGGCCACCGAGGAGGACGACATGGATGTGGAGCTGCGCCTGTCGCGCTTCGAATACCTCATGGAGAGGCGTCTTCTGCTGCTGAACAGTGTCCTGCTGCGCCAGAATCCGCACAACGTTCACGAGAGGCTCAAGCGGGTCAACCT TCCAGCCCAAGCTGGCGGTGGGAATGCTGCACACCCTCTGGGGGGAGTTTGCCAAGTTCTACGAGTCCAATGGCCAGGTGGAGGACGCCCGCGTGGTCTTCTGCTCTACGCgaagctggaggaggagcacgGCCTGGCCCGGCGTGCCATGTCCGCATGTCGGGCTCTGCCCGAGCAGCATATGCGCCACATGTGCGTCAAATTCGCCGAGCTGGAGACGAAGCTGGGCGAGGTGGATCGAGCCAGGGCCATCTACGCTCACAG GTGTGCGATCCCCGCATCACAGCGGACTTGGAAGGAGTTCGAGGTGCGTCATGGCAACGAGGATACGATGCGTGAAATGCTGCGGATCAAGCGTTCCATTCAGGCCACCTACAACACTCAGGTCAACATGATGGCTGCCCAGTTTGTCAACACGAACACGAATGGTGTGGCTGCCGATGCTGGTGCTGGCTCCGGACCGGATGCCATGCGGCTGCTCGAGGAGGAGGCCCGCCAGGCGGCGGCCGAGGCCAAGCAGAAGCCCGCCGAGAAGGCTGCCTCCAATATCATGTTTGTGCGCGGCGAGACCCAGGGCGGGGCCAAGGGCAAGGAAAATACAGTCGTCAATCCGGATGAGATTGATATTGGCGACagcgaggacgacgacgacgatgaggaggaggacccGCAGCAGCCGAGTGGAGACCAGGACGAGGCAGGCCAGGCCACAACCAAAACCGATGACGCGGGCCTCATCATGAAGAAACTGCGCTTCGAACAAAAGGCCATACCGGCCAAGgtctttggcagcctcaagcCGACAAATCAATCCGATTCCGATGAGGGATaa